The following are encoded in a window of Lagenorhynchus albirostris chromosome 3, mLagAlb1.1, whole genome shotgun sequence genomic DNA:
- the F2RL2 gene encoding proteinase-activated receptor 3, with protein MIKMKAVIFVAVGALLLSPASCQSGTECDADNLAKPTLPIKTFRGAPLNSFEEFPLSAIEGWTGTTTTVKIKCPEESVSSLHVNNATRSYLSSSLSTRLIPAIYILVFVVGVPANVVTLWMLFFRTRSIRMNVFYANLAVADFLLCVTLPFRIAYHLNGNNWVFGEVMCRATTVIFYGNMYCSILLLACISINRYLAIVHPFTYRGLPKRTYALLTCGLVWTTVFLYMLPFFILKQEYYLVQQDITTCHDVHNTCESSSPFQLYYFISLAFFGFLIPFLVIIYCYTAIIWTLNAKDRRWLWYVKASLLILVVFTICFAPSNILLIIHHANYYYNNADGLYFIYLIALCLGSLNSCLDPFLYFLMSKITNHSTAYLTMVKSS; from the exons ATGATCAAGATGAAAGCTGTCATCTTTGTAGCTGTTGGAGCACTGCTTCTGTCACCTGCCTCCTGTCAAAGTG GCACGGAATGTGATGCAGACAACTTGGCAAAGCCAACCTTACCTATTAAGACCTTCCGTGGCGCTCCCCTGAATTCTTTTGAAGAGTTCCCCCTTTCTGCCATAGAAGGCTGGACAGGAACCACCACAACTGTAAAAATTAAGTGCCctgaagaaagtgtttcaagtCTCCATGTGAATAATGCTACCAGGAGCTACCTGAGCAGCTCTTTAAGTACCAGACTGATACCCGCCATCTACATCCTGGTGTTTGTAGTAGGTGTGCCAGCCAACGTGGTGACCCTGTGGATGCTCTTCTTCAGGACCAGATCCATCCGTATGAACGTCTTCTACGCCAACCTGGCCGTTGCAGACTTTCTTCTTTGCGTTACATTGCCCTTTAGAATAGCATACCATCTCAACGGGAACAACTGGGTATTTGGAGAGGTCATGTGCCGGGCCACCACAGTCATCTTCTATGGCAACATGTACTGTTCCATTCTGCTCCTCGCCTGCATCAGTATCAACCGCTACCTGGCCATTGTCCATCCGTTCACTTACCGGGGGCTGCCCAAGCGCACCTATGCCTTGCTAACGTGTGGATTGGTGTGGACAACGGTTTTCTTATATATGCTGCCATTTTTCATTCTGAAGCAGGAGTACTATCTTGTCCAGCAGGACATCACCACCTGCCATGATGTCCACAACACATGCGAGTCCTCGTCTCCCTTCCAACTCTACTACTTCATCTCCTTGGCATTCTTTGGATTCTTAATTCCATTTTTGGTCATTATCTACTGCTACACAGCCATCATTTGGACGCTTAATGCAAAAGATCGTAGGTGGCTGTGGTATGTTAAGGCGAGTCTCCTCATTCTTGTGGTTTTTACCATTTGCTTTGCTCCAAGCAACATCTTACTCATTATTCACCACGCAAACTACTACTACAACAACGCCGATGGCTTATACTTCATCTATCTCATAGCTTTGTGCCTTGGTAGCTTGAATAGTTGCCTAGatccattcctttattttctcatgtCAAAAATCACGAATCACTCCACGGCTTACCTTACAATGGTGAAATCATCTTAG